One Fusobacterium nucleatum genomic window carries:
- a CDS encoding phage major capsid protein has translation MSKKKIKKKINFSDETLNFTCEIKKFKEEEGVPGRFTGILVNMQNDSLAKGIYRFKKGSMQGNNGKTLLLLYNHYGELLPVGKLVGEETEKGFEVVGEFHLSKDDNGNYINPEAVKLYSLMKEMKLPFEMSVGGNIVDYKEYSENGKYYIDINKFEAHEGSLTPKGAVKGSKVTRVFNRENGGIGEMDKEQLKLFMAELLANFKTELLEAGTPEEIKNLPAKFNEINLKFEEIKNELNGEFKAEIEKQMTEFNEVIKGLKADFKATPAEVTVAEQFSAMIQEVEKNGKATETVFNSTTELNFSADPANTTNTSKAIKTQYVNTILERLVEQNSALGDIKFIPITDGSLTIPREVAGLPETGWIGEEADREETSVSQIDHVVIALHSLYAMPKVTNKLLATNFVGYANFLIKRVEYALSLRLADALFNGTGTNMPTGILKDSKVTQEIEIDTTDDTTFVDSLISAYYALDEEVARNAKWYMTSETWAGIAKLKNKQKDFYITDLNNGNARTLMTRPVVLITSKNAGLKGITTATANEIVGVFADLSTAVMGIQNNAMTMRLEDKVTSKGYTKYYMEKGVGLGVQLPENILKLKKKA, from the coding sequence ATGTCAAAGAAAAAGATAAAGAAAAAAATTAATTTTTCTGATGAAACTTTAAATTTTACTTGTGAAATTAAAAAGTTTAAGGAAGAAGAAGGGGTACCAGGAAGATTTACAGGAATACTTGTAAATATGCAAAATGACAGTCTTGCAAAAGGTATTTATAGATTTAAAAAGGGAAGTATGCAAGGGAATAATGGGAAGACTTTACTCCTTTTATACAATCATTATGGTGAATTATTACCAGTTGGAAAATTAGTAGGAGAAGAAACAGAGAAGGGATTTGAAGTTGTGGGAGAGTTTCATTTATCAAAAGATGATAATGGAAATTATATAAATCCTGAAGCTGTAAAGTTATATTCGCTTATGAAAGAAATGAAGCTACCTTTTGAAATGTCAGTGGGTGGAAACATTGTAGATTATAAAGAATATAGTGAAAATGGTAAGTATTACATAGATATAAATAAGTTTGAAGCTCATGAGGGGAGTTTAACACCCAAAGGTGCTGTAAAAGGAAGTAAAGTAACAAGAGTATTTAATAGAGAAAATGGAGGAATAGGAGAAATGGATAAGGAACAATTAAAATTATTCATGGCTGAATTATTAGCAAATTTTAAAACTGAGTTATTAGAAGCTGGAACACCAGAAGAAATCAAAAATTTACCTGCTAAATTCAATGAAATTAATTTAAAGTTTGAAGAAATTAAAAATGAATTAAATGGAGAATTTAAAGCTGAAATTGAAAAGCAAATGACTGAGTTTAATGAAGTTATTAAAGGATTAAAAGCAGACTTTAAAGCTACTCCAGCAGAAGTTACAGTTGCTGAACAATTTAGTGCAATGATTCAAGAAGTTGAAAAAAATGGAAAAGCAACAGAAACTGTTTTTAATTCAACAACTGAATTAAATTTTTCAGCAGATCCTGCTAATACAACTAATACATCAAAAGCTATTAAAACACAGTATGTAAATACAATACTTGAAAGATTAGTTGAGCAAAATTCAGCACTTGGAGATATAAAGTTTATTCCAATAACAGATGGAAGTTTAACAATTCCAAGAGAAGTTGCAGGTTTGCCAGAAACTGGTTGGATAGGAGAGGAAGCAGACAGAGAAGAAACTTCTGTATCTCAAATTGACCATGTAGTTATAGCATTACATTCATTGTATGCAATGCCAAAAGTAACTAATAAATTACTTGCTACCAACTTTGTAGGATATGCTAATTTCTTAATAAAAAGAGTTGAATATGCTTTATCTTTAAGATTAGCAGATGCATTATTTAATGGAACAGGGACAAATATGCCTACTGGAATTTTAAAAGATAGCAAAGTAACACAAGAAATTGAAATAGATACAACTGATGACACAACATTTGTTGATTCATTAATAAGTGCTTACTATGCGCTAGATGAGGAAGTTGCAAGAAATGCAAAGTGGTACATGACTTCTGAAACTTGGGCAGGAATAGCTAAATTAAAAAATAAACAAAAAGATTTCTATATTACTGACTTAAACAATGGAAATGCAAGAACTTTAATGACTAGACCAGTTGTTTTAATTACTTCAAAAAATGCAGGATTAAAAGGAATTACTACAGCAACAGCCAATGAAATAGTTGGTGTATTTGCAGATTTAAGCACAGCAGTAATGGGAATCCAAAATAATGCTATGACAATGAGATTAGAAGATAAAGTAACTTCTAAAGGGTATACAAAATATTACATGGAAAAAGGTGTGGGCTTGGGAGTTCAATTACCTGAGAATATTTTAAAATTGAAGAAAAAAGCATAA
- a CDS encoding phage head morphogenesis protein, producing the protein MKKEVQKIKAIKALERRLSARNKKIIEKIFIELRDKIIEDNSKKYDVKMIINIDYEWLLKKFKKGLEVVYLYTFEETFKGFQNIYKKTIKSKTIKGIRDYFLKDWNIKNAGKQATKMTATTKNILNKIITTGQEEGLSHNEMVKELVKNINGMTEQRASTIARTETSKSINTTSYETAKNVMKEKCWIHVGGKKTYRPHHKAISNKWVDIDYKWKLKDGVEAEYPHQDSLPVSEVVRCSCLIIFR; encoded by the coding sequence ATGAAAAAGGAAGTTCAAAAGATAAAAGCAATAAAAGCATTAGAAAGACGGCTAAGTGCAAGAAATAAAAAAATTATAGAAAAGATATTTATAGAATTAAGAGACAAAATAATTGAAGATAATTCAAAAAAATATGATGTAAAAATGATTATAAATATTGACTACGAATGGCTTTTGAAGAAATTTAAAAAGGGACTTGAAGTAGTTTACTTATATACATTCGAGGAGACTTTTAAAGGCTTTCAAAACATCTACAAGAAAACAATAAAATCTAAAACTATAAAAGGTATTAGAGATTATTTTTTAAAGGATTGGAATATAAAAAATGCTGGAAAACAAGCGACAAAAATGACAGCAACAACAAAAAATATTTTAAATAAGATAATTACAACAGGGCAAGAAGAAGGTTTATCACATAATGAAATGGTTAAAGAACTGGTAAAAAATATTAATGGTATGACAGAACAAAGAGCTAGCACAATAGCAAGAACTGAAACAAGTAAGAGTATTAATACAACAAGTTATGAAACTGCTAAAAATGTGATGAAAGAAAAATGTTGGATACATGTTGGAGGGAAAAAGACATATAGACCACATCATAAAGCTATAAGTAATAAATGGGTGGATATAGACTATAAATGGAAGTTAAAAGATGGTGTAGAAGCTGAGTATCCGCATCAGGATAGTTTACCAGTTTCTGAGGTTGTTAGATGTAGTTGTTTAATTATTTTTAGATAA
- a CDS encoding phage portal protein produces MSIREFFKNWFFKDCSVMTGDGKNFEASEYMSTIWEQPGFMLPIKKKIKACQNIEMGIYIGKEDGKKKVDNHILNKIFRMINPNTSFQDFIDYLIVWLEGSNSGVLLELIKGLPSLAPDLYIHSPNNFTVYFEGRRIKEIRIHNPAKTIIGDELKNYMWLSSPNYDNIIDGVSGNGIGQGRSKQNALAIFGAYLFKAWKWNWSLANNLGKPGGILQTEGAVDKEDREEIRSKYSAHYAGAENTGSPLVLGSGLKYQDTSKAPIDADWSTAEQKAHERAAIAADVPVELVGGGDMTLEEITEPATTEGERAEDV; encoded by the coding sequence ATGAGTATTAGAGAATTTTTTAAAAATTGGTTTTTCAAGGATTGTTCTGTAATGACTGGAGATGGGAAGAATTTTGAAGCATCTGAATATATGTCAACAATATGGGAACAGCCAGGCTTTATGCTGCCAATTAAGAAAAAGATAAAGGCTTGTCAAAACATAGAAATGGGTATTTATATAGGAAAAGAGGATGGAAAGAAAAAAGTTGATAATCATATTTTAAATAAGATTTTTAGAATGATTAATCCAAATACATCATTCCAGGACTTTATAGATTATTTAATAGTTTGGTTAGAAGGTTCAAATAGTGGAGTTTTATTAGAACTTATAAAAGGGTTGCCCTCACTTGCTCCTGATCTATATATACACTCACCTAATAATTTTACAGTGTATTTTGAAGGTAGAAGGATAAAAGAAATAAGAATACATAATCCAGCTAAGACAATAATTGGAGACGAATTAAAGAACTATATGTGGCTTAGTTCTCCAAACTATGACAACATAATTGATGGAGTTAGTGGAAATGGAATAGGACAAGGAAGAAGCAAACAGAATGCATTAGCAATATTTGGAGCTTATTTATTCAAGGCTTGGAAATGGAACTGGAGCTTGGCAAATAATTTAGGAAAGCCAGGCGGAATACTTCAGACAGAAGGTGCAGTAGATAAGGAAGATAGAGAAGAAATAAGAAGCAAATATTCAGCTCATTATGCAGGAGCTGAGAATACTGGGAGCCCTTTAGTACTTGGTTCAGGGCTAAAATATCAAGATACTTCAAAAGCTCCTATTGATGCTGACTGGAGTACAGCAGAACAAAAGGCACATGAGAGAGCTGCTATTGCTGCTGATGTCCCAGTTGAATTAGTTGGTGGTGGAGATATGACATTGGAAGAAATTACTGAACCAGCAACAACAGAAGGAGAAAGAGCTGAGGATGTATGA
- a CDS encoding PBSX family phage terminase large subunit → MISKKKRKQLKISDLLTSKFYPLYSAWKSNKYTRLVCKGGRGSAKSTNIALILVVDLMQYPVNTICFRKVGETLRKSVYEQIKWAIKFLGVEEYFEYKLSPLEIIYKERGNKFIFMGVDDPQKSKSIKEAQFPVARYWFEELAEFKNEDEVETVLNSIFRGKLEKGLIYKGFFSYNPPKMKHNWVNKKYNYSFIENNVYIHHSTYLENPHISEEFIKEAEAVKAKDETKYRLVYMGEPIGNGLVPFPNLEIREIEATEIAGLEKFRNGVDWGYGVDPLAFVRWGYDKKKGIIYALDEYYGVGLKNRNLANYILSKGYDELVMCDSAEPKSIDELKEYDISAWGAKKGAGSVEYGEKWLSDLEAIVIDPKRTPNISREFEMIDYDTDREGNPLPRLCDSNNHTIDATRYAFSNDMKKGKWVYEY, encoded by the coding sequence ATGATATCAAAGAAGAAGAGAAAGCAACTTAAAATATCAGACTTATTAACTTCTAAATTTTACCCACTTTATTCAGCTTGGAAAAGTAATAAATACACTCGTTTAGTTTGCAAAGGTGGAAGAGGTTCAGCAAAATCAACTAATATTGCTTTGATTTTAGTTGTTGATTTAATGCAATATCCCGTCAATACGATTTGTTTTAGAAAAGTAGGGGAAACACTTAGAAAATCAGTATATGAACAGATAAAATGGGCTATTAAATTTTTAGGAGTAGAGGAATATTTTGAGTATAAACTTAGTCCTCTTGAAATTATTTATAAAGAAAGAGGAAATAAATTTATTTTTATGGGAGTAGATGACCCACAAAAAAGTAAATCTATAAAAGAAGCTCAATTTCCTGTCGCTCGTTACTGGTTTGAAGAACTTGCAGAGTTTAAGAATGAAGATGAAGTTGAAACAGTTTTAAATTCAATTTTTAGAGGAAAGTTAGAAAAGGGACTTATTTACAAAGGATTCTTTTCTTACAACCCTCCAAAAATGAAGCATAACTGGGTAAATAAAAAATATAATTATTCTTTCATAGAAAATAATGTATATATACATCATTCAACATATTTAGAAAATCCACATATATCAGAAGAGTTTATAAAAGAAGCTGAAGCAGTTAAAGCAAAAGATGAAACAAAATATAGACTTGTATATATGGGAGAACCAATAGGTAATGGACTTGTTCCATTTCCTAATTTGGAAATAAGAGAAATAGAAGCGACAGAAATTGCAGGACTTGAAAAATTTAGAAATGGAGTTGACTGGGGTTATGGAGTAGATCCACTAGCTTTTGTTAGATGGGGGTATGATAAAAAGAAAGGTATTATTTATGCACTAGATGAGTATTATGGAGTAGGTTTAAAAAATAGAAATCTAGCAAACTATATTCTTTCAAAAGGTTATGATGAGCTGGTTATGTGTGACAGTGCTGAGCCTAAATCTATAGATGAATTGAAGGAATATGATATAAGTGCATGGGGGGCAAAAAAAGGTGCTGGAAGTGTTGAATACGGTGAAAAATGGCTTTCTGATTTGGAAGCTATAGTGATAGATCCAAAGAGAACTCCAAACATATCAAGAGAATTTGAAATGATTGATTATGATACTGATCGTGAAGGGAATCCATTACCACGCTTATGTGATTCTAATAACCATACAATAGATGCTACAAGATACGCATTTTCTAATGATATGAAAAAAGGGAAGTGGGTATATGAGTATTAG
- a CDS encoding helix-turn-helix domain-containing protein: MKLELIQAKRMYADNKSIDEIASALNKSKGTVYRWIKDNKEEFEEARKLKEITSDDMGEILDEAHKKMLLKIVENPEMLGNPKVADALVKIANVLEKMDKRREQEKKEKQHAEEEERGVLIVDDIKEEEKAT; this comes from the coding sequence ATGAAGTTAGAGCTCATACAAGCTAAAAGAATGTATGCAGATAATAAAAGTATAGATGAAATAGCTAGTGCTTTAAATAAAAGCAAAGGCACTGTTTATAGATGGATAAAAGATAATAAAGAAGAATTTGAAGAAGCTAGAAAGCTAAAAGAAATTACATCTGATGATATGGGCGAAATACTAGACGAAGCACATAAGAAAATGCTTCTAAAAATTGTAGAAAATCCAGAAATGTTAGGGAATCCAAAAGTTGCTGACGCATTAGTTAAAATTGCAAATGTCTTGGAGAAAATGGACAAAAGAAGAGAGCAAGAAAAGAAAGAAAAGCAACATGCTGAGGAAGAAGAAAGAGGGGTGTTAATAGTTGATGATATCAAAGAAGAAGAGAAAGCAACTTAA